The nucleotide sequence CAGCCTGCGCGACTGCGACCTGCTCCGGACCCACATGTCCGCGAATTCAGCGTCGTCCACGAGCCGGACCTCTTCGAACCGGTCCAGGACGGCGGCGGCAACATCCGCCGGTACGTTGCGTTCGGCCAGCTTGCGTTCCAGCTGGAGCCGGCTCTTGGGTGACGCGGTCAGCTGGCGCAGGACGATGGCGCGTGCCACCGACGCCGGATCAGCTTCCCGGTCCTCGTCAGGCTCCGGGCCGGGTCCTGGAGTGCCGGGTCCTGGAGTGCGGTCCCCTCCGGCCTTTACGAAGGCCGAAGAGGACCGGCGTTTGTTAGAAGCCGTCAACGGCCTTCAGCTTCGGTGAGGCCTCAGCATCGGCGGCGGGCTTGGTTCCCACGCCGAGCTTTTCTTTGATGAGCCGTTCGAGTTCAGCGGCGAGTTCGGGGTTGTCGCGCAGGAAGCGGCGCGAGTTCTCCATGCCCTGGCCGAGCTGGTCGCCGTCGTACGTGAACCAGGAGCCGGACTTCTTGATGATGCCGTGCTCCACGCCCATGTCGATGATGCCGCCCTCACGGGAGATGCCCTGGCCGTAGATGATGTCGAATTCGGCGACCTTGAAGGGCGGGGCCATCTTATTCTTGACGATCTTGGCCTTGGTGCGGTTACCGACGGAGTCGGCGCCTTCCTTCAGGGTCTGGATGCGGCGGACGTCGATGCGCACGGAGGCGTAGAACTTCAGCGCTTTACCGCCGGTGGTGGTTTCCGGCGAGCCGAAGAACACGCCGATCTTTTCGCGCAGCTGGTTGATGAAGATGGCGGTGGTCTTGGTCTGGCTCAGCCGTCCGGTGATCTTTCGCAGGGCCTGGCTCATGAGGCGTGCCTGCAGGCCGACGTGGCTGTCGCCCATGTCGCCTTCGATTTCCGCGCGCGGCACCAGGGCTGCCACGGAGTCGATGACCACGATGTCCAGCGAGCCGGAACCCACCAGCATGTCCATAATCTCCAGGGCCTGCTCACCGGTGTCCGGCTGGGAGACGAGCAGGGCGTCCGTGTCCACGCCGAGCTTGGCGGCGTACTCGGGGTCAAGGGCGTGCTCGGCATCGATGAAGGCAGCGATGCCGCCATTGCGCTGGGCGTTGGCCACGGCATGCAGGGCGACCGTGG is from Arthrobacter sp. QXT-31 and encodes:
- the recA gene encoding recombinase RecA encodes the protein MAAAPDREKALEAALAQIDKQFGKGSIMRLGDETRAPIEVIPTGSIALDVALGIGGLPRGRVIEIYGPESSGKTTVALHAVANAQRNGGIAAFIDAEHALDPEYAAKLGVDTDALLVSQPDTGEQALEIMDMLVGSGSLDIVVIDSVAALVPRAEIEGDMGDSHVGLQARLMSQALRKITGRLSQTKTTAIFINQLREKIGVFFGSPETTTGGKALKFYASVRIDVRRIQTLKEGADSVGNRTKAKIVKNKMAPPFKVAEFDIIYGQGISREGGIIDMGVEHGIIKKSGSWFTYDGDQLGQGMENSRRFLRDNPELAAELERLIKEKLGVGTKPAADAEASPKLKAVDGF